A DNA window from Streptomyces parvus contains the following coding sequences:
- a CDS encoding thioesterase domain-containing protein, which produces MDSLGTTDAARLDLLDDAPLVRTFLPMIRNDYRLSETYRPSPGAGLRTPVIVLYGDQDPEITAAEAQGWREVPDAGCAFRTFEGGHFYLDEPGPTYEDQVVGGLDSDTGVVLRGYQPPSTGSRCQEPAPGPRTSGPLRARSAGPKGPGYHPL; this is translated from the coding sequence CTGGACAGCCTCGGCACCACCGACGCGGCCCGGCTCGACCTCCTCGACGACGCCCCGCTCGTCCGGACGTTCCTGCCCATGATCCGGAACGACTACCGCTTGAGCGAGACCTATCGGCCCTCGCCCGGCGCGGGGCTGCGGACCCCGGTCATCGTGCTGTACGGCGACCAGGACCCGGAGATCACAGCGGCCGAGGCCCAGGGGTGGCGCGAGGTTCCCGACGCCGGTTGCGCGTTCCGCACCTTCGAGGGCGGGCACTTCTACCTGGACGAACCCGGGCCGACCTACGAGGACCAGGTCGTCGGCGGCCTGGACAGCGACACCGGGGTCGTGCTCCGCGGCTATCAACCCCCTAGTACGGGATCGCGCTGCCAGGAGCCGGCCCCCGGGCCCCGGACCTCCGGGCCGCTCAGGGCCCGTTCGGCCGGCCCGAAGGGCCCTGGCTACCATCCCCTGTGA
- a CDS encoding carbohydrate ABC transporter permease, protein MTTHTTSTAPPGHRRKPVKAGAGKANATGNRRTPGSYAVLAAVAVFVLAFLAPFIVILLNSFKTSADFRTNGSLSLPAQWNWSIIAEVWERVGFTQKLLNSIQISLGVVLIAVLLALFNAYAIGIGRIRWRTPFLIFFLGVNVLPQEGLVYPIYYLFKEMGLYDGKLGYTILVGITYSAFGTYLLSSVFAGFPRELIEAASMDGAGRWTILWRIVLPMSWPTLSVMCVFFFVWSWNEFLYPLVLLISNDNQTVPLGLSVMQGQYTSDPTAMSAAALLGIVPMVVFFLVFQRSLTRGMTAGAVK, encoded by the coding sequence ATGACCACGCACACCACTTCCACGGCACCCCCCGGCCACCGGCGCAAGCCGGTCAAGGCCGGAGCGGGCAAGGCCAACGCCACCGGCAACCGTCGCACCCCCGGCTCCTACGCCGTCCTGGCCGCCGTCGCCGTATTCGTCCTCGCGTTCCTCGCACCCTTCATCGTCATCCTGCTCAACTCGTTCAAGACCAGCGCGGACTTCCGCACCAACGGCTCCCTCTCCCTGCCCGCCCAGTGGAACTGGAGCATCATCGCCGAAGTCTGGGAACGAGTCGGCTTCACCCAGAAACTCCTCAACAGCATCCAGATCAGTCTCGGCGTCGTCCTCATCGCCGTCCTGCTCGCCCTCTTCAACGCCTACGCCATCGGCATCGGCCGCATCCGCTGGCGCACCCCCTTCCTCATCTTCTTCCTCGGCGTCAACGTCCTGCCGCAAGAGGGCCTCGTCTACCCCATCTACTACCTCTTCAAGGAGATGGGCCTCTACGACGGGAAACTCGGCTACACCATCCTCGTCGGCATCACCTACAGCGCCTTCGGCACTTACCTCCTCTCCTCCGTCTTCGCCGGCTTCCCCCGCGAACTGATCGAAGCCGCCTCCATGGACGGAGCCGGCCGCTGGACCATCCTGTGGCGCATCGTCCTGCCCATGAGCTGGCCCACCCTCTCGGTGATGTGCGTCTTCTTCTTCGTCTGGAGCTGGAACGAGTTCCTCTACCCCCTCGTCCTGCTCATCTCCAACGACAACCAGACCGTCCCCCTCGGCCTGTCCGTGATGCAGGGCCAATACACCAGCGACCCCACCGCCATGAGCGCCGCAGCCCTCCTCGGCATCGTCCCCATGGTCGTCTTCTTCCTCGTCTTCCAGCGCTCCCTCACCCGCGGCATGACCGCCGGAGCCGTCAAGTAA
- a CDS encoding sugar ABC transporter permease: MAGGRRAHLDRLDNYTRLFSDADFWASFRNIAFVIVGIAVVPTLLGLFLAALLFDYIGKKHGDGFVSLFRSGLYLPQVIPVAVTGLMWGWILAPEGAVNSVLETIGLNSLAQNWLGDPDLALWMVLAVLVWMQLGYPLVLFLSGLQRIDPELYEAASLDGATWWQRFTRITVPILRPEVYVVLVTTTIAGLKVFAQIFVLTGGGPGNSTLVPAYFAYQNFFERADVGYGSAISSTITLLVLIIAGTMLTRQAREDG; the protein is encoded by the coding sequence GTGGCAGGGGGTCGGAGAGCCCACCTGGATCGGCTCGACAACTACACCCGCCTGTTCAGCGACGCCGACTTCTGGGCCTCGTTCCGCAACATCGCCTTCGTCATCGTCGGCATCGCCGTCGTCCCCACCCTGCTCGGCCTGTTCCTCGCCGCGCTGCTTTTCGACTACATCGGCAAGAAGCACGGAGACGGCTTCGTCAGCCTCTTCCGCTCCGGCCTCTACCTCCCCCAGGTCATCCCCGTCGCCGTCACGGGCCTGATGTGGGGCTGGATCCTCGCCCCCGAAGGCGCCGTCAACAGCGTCCTCGAAACGATCGGCCTGAACTCCCTGGCCCAGAACTGGCTCGGAGACCCCGACCTCGCCCTCTGGATGGTCCTCGCCGTCCTCGTCTGGATGCAGCTCGGCTACCCCCTGGTCCTGTTCCTGTCCGGGCTCCAGCGCATCGACCCCGAACTGTACGAAGCCGCCTCCCTCGACGGCGCCACCTGGTGGCAGCGCTTCACCCGCATCACCGTGCCCATCCTGCGGCCCGAGGTCTACGTCGTACTCGTCACCACCACCATCGCCGGCCTGAAGGTCTTCGCCCAGATCTTCGTCCTCACCGGCGGCGGACCCGGCAACTCGACCCTCGTCCCCGCGTACTTCGCCTACCAGAACTTCTTCGAGCGCGCCGACGTCGGATACGGCTCCGCCATCTCCAGCACGATCACCCTGCTCGTGCTGATCATCGCCGGAACGATGCTCACCCGCCAGGCCCGCGAGGACGGATGA
- a CDS encoding extracellular solute-binding protein, with translation MTTMRFRATRHTTRRALLAVSALALVAPLAACGGGSDAAEGDGKTLRLWHYEQEDGALSNAWDAAIAEFKKTHPDVKVVFERKTFEQIQQNAGMILNSDKAPDVMEYNKGNATTGLLAKQGLLTDLTATAKERGWDKKISESASVTARYDANGEMGGDKWYGVPNYGEFVLAYYNDDLFKKHNIAKPTDLQSFEAALADFKAAGITPLANAGNDHPAGHWLYLLALAKANDAWVDDYQLYKGKVDFHGPEWTYAVETYKDWLDKGYFEKKDVGLKGSDMTEQFVSQKRPIMVGGNWWFGGLTTDITDFSWSTAAYPGSKKTLGSGGNHWVVPTKAKNKELAEGFIDITMSDRIQKILGEEGNVPLAAKPDSIENPKSRELITAFTTYQDGNGLAFYPDWPAPGYYDTWMGATQNLMNGGKPHAVLDELQAPYEKYTASRR, from the coding sequence ATGACGACCATGCGCTTCCGTGCCACACGCCACACCACACGCCGGGCCCTGCTCGCCGTGTCCGCACTGGCACTCGTCGCACCCCTCGCCGCGTGCGGCGGCGGTTCCGACGCCGCAGAGGGAGACGGCAAGACCCTGCGCCTGTGGCACTACGAGCAGGAGGACGGCGCCCTCAGCAACGCCTGGGACGCCGCCATAGCCGAGTTCAAGAAGACCCACCCCGACGTGAAGGTCGTCTTCGAACGCAAGACGTTCGAGCAGATCCAGCAGAACGCGGGCATGATCCTCAACTCCGACAAGGCGCCCGACGTCATGGAGTACAACAAGGGCAACGCCACCACCGGCCTGCTGGCCAAGCAAGGGCTGCTCACCGATCTGACCGCCACCGCGAAGGAACGCGGCTGGGACAAGAAGATCAGCGAGAGCGCCTCCGTCACCGCTCGCTACGACGCCAACGGCGAAATGGGCGGTGACAAGTGGTACGGCGTCCCCAACTACGGCGAGTTCGTCCTGGCGTACTACAACGACGACCTCTTCAAGAAGCACAACATCGCCAAGCCCACCGACCTCCAGAGCTTCGAAGCGGCCCTGGCCGACTTCAAGGCCGCCGGCATCACTCCGCTCGCCAACGCCGGCAACGACCACCCCGCCGGCCACTGGCTCTACCTCCTGGCCCTGGCCAAGGCGAATGACGCCTGGGTCGACGACTACCAGCTCTACAAGGGCAAGGTCGACTTCCACGGTCCGGAGTGGACCTACGCGGTGGAGACCTACAAGGACTGGCTCGACAAGGGCTACTTCGAAAAGAAGGACGTCGGCCTCAAGGGCAGCGACATGACCGAGCAGTTCGTCTCGCAGAAGCGGCCGATCATGGTCGGCGGCAACTGGTGGTTCGGCGGCCTGACCACCGACATCACCGACTTCTCCTGGTCCACCGCCGCCTACCCCGGCAGCAAGAAGACCCTCGGCTCCGGCGGCAACCACTGGGTCGTGCCGACCAAGGCGAAGAACAAGGAGCTCGCCGAGGGCTTCATCGACATCACCATGTCGGACAGGATCCAGAAAATCCTCGGTGAAGAGGGCAACGTCCCGCTCGCCGCGAAGCCGGACTCCATCGAGAACCCCAAGTCCCGCGAGCTCATCACCGCGTTCACCACCTACCAGGACGGCAACGGGCTCGCCTTCTATCCGGACTGGCCGGCACCCGGCTACTACGACACCTGGATGGGCGCCACCCAGAACCTCATGAACGGCGGCAAGCCCCACGCCGTCCTCGACGAGCTCCAGGCCCCCTACGAGAAGTACACCGCCTCGCGGCGCTGA
- a CDS encoding alpha-glucosidase, whose translation MPEIEANPADAWWSEAVVYQVYPRSFADSNADGIGDLQGIIERLDYLAQLGVDVLWLSPVYPSPHDDNGYDISDYQDIDPLFGTLADFDRLLAAVHERGMKLVMDLVVNHTSDEHPWFTASRDEGPEGGKRDWYIWRPAREGMEPGTPGAEPNNWGSFFSGPTWTYDEGSGEYYLHLFSRKQPDLNWENPTVRQAVYAMMRWWLDRGVDGFRMDVINLISKTPGLPDGIVQEGALHGDGSPHYICGPRIHEYLAEMHREVFEGHPRRLLTVGEMPGVTVEDARLFTDPSRRELDMVFQFEHVGLDQGPGGKFDVRPLKLTDLKASLGRWQTGLGETGWNSLYWNNHDQPRAVSRFGDDGPAYRDRSAKLLATVLHLHRGTPYVYQGEELAMANTRFTSIDDFRDIESLNYHREQTAHGVDEEQVLAGLRHRSRDNARTPMQWDTSQHAGFTAGTPWIAVNPDHTHVNAKAQLADPDSVFHYYRRLIALRHTEPALTHGDFHMLHPDHEQLYAFTRHDAASGTELLVLANFGPDDLTVDLPDGWENSETLIANVPATTPLSAPHTLQPWEARVHRRNA comes from the coding sequence GTGCCCGAAATCGAAGCCAATCCCGCCGACGCCTGGTGGAGCGAGGCGGTGGTGTACCAGGTCTACCCCCGCAGCTTCGCCGACTCGAACGCGGACGGCATCGGCGACCTGCAAGGCATCATCGAACGGCTGGACTACCTTGCCCAGCTCGGCGTCGACGTCCTGTGGCTGTCCCCTGTCTATCCGTCCCCGCACGACGACAACGGGTACGACATCAGCGACTACCAGGACATCGACCCGCTCTTCGGAACCCTCGCGGACTTCGACCGGCTCCTGGCCGCCGTCCACGAGCGCGGCATGAAGCTCGTCATGGACCTGGTCGTCAACCACACCTCCGACGAACATCCCTGGTTCACCGCCTCCCGCGACGAAGGACCCGAGGGCGGCAAGCGGGACTGGTACATCTGGCGCCCCGCCCGCGAGGGCATGGAGCCGGGCACCCCGGGTGCGGAACCCAACAACTGGGGCTCCTTCTTCTCCGGCCCCACCTGGACCTACGACGAGGGGAGCGGCGAGTACTACCTGCACCTGTTCTCCCGCAAGCAGCCCGACCTCAACTGGGAGAACCCCACCGTGCGCCAGGCGGTCTACGCCATGATGCGCTGGTGGCTGGACCGGGGCGTCGACGGCTTCCGCATGGACGTCATCAACCTCATCTCCAAGACCCCCGGTCTTCCCGACGGCATCGTCCAGGAGGGTGCCCTGCACGGGGACGGCAGCCCCCACTACATCTGCGGCCCCCGCATCCACGAGTACCTGGCGGAGATGCACCGTGAGGTCTTCGAAGGCCACCCGCGCCGACTGCTGACCGTCGGCGAAATGCCCGGGGTCACTGTCGAGGACGCCAGGCTCTTCACCGACCCCTCCCGCCGCGAGCTCGACATGGTGTTCCAGTTCGAGCACGTCGGCCTCGACCAGGGGCCCGGCGGGAAGTTCGATGTCCGCCCGCTCAAGCTCACCGACCTCAAGGCCAGCCTCGGCCGCTGGCAGACCGGCCTCGGCGAGACCGGCTGGAACAGCCTGTACTGGAACAACCACGACCAGCCTCGGGCCGTCTCCCGCTTCGGCGACGACGGCCCCGCCTACCGCGACCGCTCCGCGAAGCTCCTCGCCACCGTGCTCCACCTGCACCGCGGCACCCCTTACGTGTACCAGGGTGAAGAGCTCGCCATGGCCAACACCCGCTTCACCTCCATCGATGACTTCCGCGACATCGAATCCCTCAACTACCACCGCGAGCAGACCGCCCACGGTGTCGACGAGGAACAGGTCCTGGCAGGGCTGCGCCACCGCAGCCGGGACAACGCCCGCACACCCATGCAGTGGGACACCTCCCAGCACGCCGGCTTCACCGCCGGCACCCCCTGGATCGCGGTGAACCCCGACCACACCCATGTCAACGCCAAGGCCCAGCTCGCCGACCCCGACTCCGTCTTCCACTACTACCGCCGCCTGATCGCCCTGCGGCACACCGAGCCCGCCCTCACCCACGGCGACTTCCACATGCTCCACCCCGACCACGAACAGCTCTACGCCTTCACCCGTCATGACGCGGCCTCCGGCACCGAACTGCTCGTCCTCGCGAACTTCGGACCGGACGACCTCACCGTCGACCTGCCCGACGGCTGGGAGAACAGCGAGACGCTCATCGCCAACGTTCCCGCCACCACCCCCCTCAGCGCCCCGCACACCCTGCAGCCCTGGGAAGCGCGCGTCCACCGCCGCAACGCCTGA
- a CDS encoding ROK family transcriptional regulator codes for MSPSKIRFSELVSEQTRAEIFATVLTAGPISRTQLAQRLGLVPSSVTRMLPPLLEHDYLRESDPVTQGRGRPQKMLHVNPDKHVVVGMKIGPGRVFGVVTDMAANVLARDEEPLADCTPRTALSAAASLTGRLLEEAPQAADRVLGLGVGVSGHVDSAAGICRYSALLDWNKVDVAGPLREATGLSVVVNNDVNTLVVAERWFGEGRDIDSFAVVTVGPGIGCGLLLDGALFSGATGLAGELGHLPLDPSGPMCSCGRRGCLEALAGDRAILRHLADGGFPCDTITEAIDLARGEAGAARTVARSAFAEAGTALGRGVAGMCNLLNLQKVILAGEGAVAYDLFGPHMSEAMEAQAFSTAATDCDIHVDPARHDLWARGAACLVIRDTVGAAIS; via the coding sequence ATGAGCCCGTCCAAGATCCGGTTCTCGGAGCTTGTCAGTGAGCAGACCCGGGCGGAGATCTTCGCAACCGTGCTCACCGCAGGACCCATCTCGCGCACTCAGCTCGCCCAGCGCCTGGGCCTGGTGCCCTCCTCCGTCACCCGCATGCTGCCGCCGCTGCTCGAGCACGACTACCTGCGCGAGAGCGACCCGGTTACCCAGGGGCGGGGCAGGCCGCAGAAGATGCTGCACGTCAACCCCGACAAGCACGTGGTCGTCGGCATGAAGATCGGCCCCGGACGGGTCTTCGGCGTCGTCACCGACATGGCGGCCAACGTCCTGGCCCGGGACGAGGAGCCCTTGGCCGACTGCACCCCCCGGACCGCCCTGTCCGCCGCGGCCTCCCTGACCGGCAGGCTCCTCGAAGAGGCGCCCCAAGCGGCGGACAGGGTGCTCGGCCTCGGCGTCGGTGTCAGCGGCCACGTCGACTCGGCAGCCGGGATCTGCCGCTACTCCGCCCTGCTCGACTGGAACAAGGTGGACGTGGCCGGGCCCCTGCGGGAGGCGACCGGGCTGTCGGTGGTCGTCAACAACGACGTCAACACGCTGGTCGTCGCCGAACGCTGGTTCGGTGAAGGCCGCGACATCGACTCCTTCGCCGTGGTCACCGTCGGCCCCGGCATCGGCTGCGGCCTGCTCCTGGACGGCGCCCTGTTCTCCGGTGCCACCGGACTGGCGGGCGAACTCGGCCACCTGCCCCTGGACCCCTCCGGCCCCATGTGCAGCTGCGGCCGGCGAGGGTGCCTGGAAGCCCTGGCGGGCGACCGCGCCATCCTGCGCCATCTCGCAGACGGCGGGTTCCCCTGCGACACGATCACCGAAGCCATCGACCTCGCGCGAGGCGAAGCCGGGGCGGCCCGCACCGTGGCCCGATCCGCCTTCGCCGAAGCCGGCACCGCGCTCGGCAGAGGCGTGGCCGGCATGTGCAACCTGCTCAACCTGCAGAAAGTCATCCTCGCCGGCGAAGGCGCCGTCGCCTACGACCTGTTCGGCCCGCACATGAGTGAGGCGATGGAAGCCCAGGCGTTCTCCACCGCGGCCACCGACTGCGACATCCACGTCGACCCCGCCCGCCACGACCTCTGGGCCCGGGGTGCCGCCTGCCTCGTCATCCGCGACACCGTGGGCGCGGCCATCTCCTGA
- a CDS encoding family 49 glycosyl hydrolase: protein MPAGRLRRLNPLAAIAAGLALALAGAVVPASTPAAAAPAPAGQLVPAAALLAAPAAGAAGDTANSEQLQTWWHDNHEFNTSSPVGGDKVRRSSFYDVKVATAAAPTTKYDSFAYMSIPRSGKGKIGYTKEDGAEFSASANLTMSWSSFQYTADAWVDVSLRTDQSISSADQVKIKPSSLNFDKELVNSKTIRIKVPYSSKGYRFSVEFDPQLYTAYNDMSGPAGDAGKLTTSGGGNHRAIHTEPRNSMMIFAEPAPTGAEKDRLIPTAASGSIHYPEPGQVTNLNTVDKEIIYFRPGTYTMGSKYHAVLPPNVKWVYLAPGAYVKGAFRFFHDNQSLYKVTGYGVLSGEQYVYEADTNNNYDHLSGASNCHASCVKMLQFQSADAQQYLDLQGVTINEPPYHSFVVYGNEQTFQMRVDNYKQVGSWYWQTDGIELYRGSTMKNTFFNANDDVLKMYHSDVTIDNTVIWKNENGPVIQWGWTPRNIDNVRVTNTHVIHNRMYWKDVKYNTCILNSSSHWEDMGSTTKGDPSTWVKNMTFENITVEGQTNCAIRVFALSSAENIHVKNLKIDSWNGLDPSSQVSLLKRYTNTAGQKVTLGNETTQSKGLKLENYTVGGTAINKSGTNWGADQPGRLGFDAENWDNWNAWGPGGSNPDPDPGTGTGSGRIVNGSTAKCVDRAGAGTANGTAIQQWACANTASMTWTLDGQQLKSGGACLDVEGGATANGSKAHLWDCGGWDSQKWAFQSNGTLKNLKSGRCLDVEGQSTANGARLHLWDCGTWASQKFNLTA from the coding sequence ATGCCCGCAGGAAGACTGCGACGGCTCAATCCGCTGGCGGCCATCGCCGCCGGCCTGGCCCTGGCGCTCGCCGGAGCCGTCGTCCCCGCCAGCACCCCGGCCGCGGCCGCCCCCGCTCCGGCAGGGCAGCTCGTCCCCGCGGCCGCGCTACTCGCGGCGCCGGCAGCCGGAGCGGCGGGCGACACCGCCAACAGCGAGCAGCTGCAGACCTGGTGGCACGACAACCACGAGTTCAACACCAGCAGCCCGGTGGGCGGTGACAAGGTGCGGCGGTCCTCCTTCTACGACGTGAAGGTGGCCACGGCCGCGGCGCCGACGACGAAGTACGACTCGTTCGCGTACATGAGCATCCCGCGCAGCGGCAAAGGAAAGATCGGCTACACCAAGGAGGACGGGGCGGAGTTCTCCGCCTCTGCGAACCTCACCATGAGCTGGTCCTCCTTCCAGTACACGGCCGATGCGTGGGTCGACGTGTCCCTGCGCACCGACCAGAGCATCTCTTCGGCCGACCAGGTCAAGATCAAGCCGAGCAGCCTGAACTTCGACAAGGAGCTCGTCAACAGCAAGACGATCCGGATCAAGGTGCCCTACAGCAGCAAGGGCTACCGGTTCTCCGTCGAGTTCGACCCCCAGCTCTACACCGCCTACAACGACATGTCGGGCCCCGCCGGCGACGCCGGCAAGCTGACCACCAGCGGCGGCGGCAACCACCGGGCCATCCACACCGAACCGCGCAACTCGATGATGATCTTCGCCGAGCCGGCGCCGACCGGCGCGGAGAAGGACCGGCTCATCCCCACCGCCGCATCAGGGAGCATCCACTACCCCGAACCCGGCCAGGTCACCAATCTGAACACCGTCGACAAGGAGATCATCTACTTCCGCCCCGGCACCTACACCATGGGCTCGAAGTACCACGCGGTGCTCCCGCCGAACGTCAAGTGGGTCTACCTTGCCCCCGGCGCCTACGTGAAGGGAGCATTCCGCTTCTTCCACGACAACCAGAGCCTGTACAAGGTCACCGGGTACGGCGTGCTCTCCGGCGAGCAGTACGTCTACGAGGCGGACACCAACAACAACTACGACCACCTCAGCGGCGCGTCGAACTGCCACGCCTCCTGCGTGAAAATGCTCCAGTTCCAGTCCGCCGACGCCCAGCAGTACCTCGACCTGCAGGGCGTGACGATCAACGAACCGCCCTACCACTCGTTCGTCGTCTACGGCAACGAGCAGACCTTCCAGATGCGGGTCGACAACTACAAGCAGGTCGGCTCCTGGTACTGGCAGACCGACGGCATCGAGCTCTACCGCGGCAGCACCATGAAGAACACGTTCTTCAACGCCAACGACGACGTGCTGAAGATGTACCACAGCGACGTCACCATCGATAACACCGTCATCTGGAAGAACGAGAACGGCCCCGTCATCCAGTGGGGCTGGACCCCCCGCAACATCGACAACGTCCGGGTGACCAACACCCACGTCATCCACAACCGGATGTACTGGAAGGACGTCAAGTACAACACCTGCATCCTCAACTCCTCCTCCCACTGGGAGGACATGGGGTCCACCACCAAGGGCGACCCCAGCACCTGGGTCAAGAACATGACCTTCGAGAACATCACGGTCGAAGGCCAGACCAACTGCGCGATCCGCGTCTTCGCCCTCTCCAGCGCCGAGAACATCCACGTCAAGAACCTGAAGATCGACAGTTGGAACGGCCTCGACCCGAGCAGCCAGGTCAGCCTCCTCAAGCGCTATACCAACACCGCCGGCCAGAAGGTCACCCTGGGGAACGAGACGACCCAGAGCAAGGGTCTCAAGCTCGAGAACTACACCGTCGGCGGCACCGCCATCAACAAGTCCGGCACCAACTGGGGGGCGGACCAGCCCGGCCGGCTCGGCTTCGACGCGGAGAACTGGGACAACTGGAACGCCTGGGGCCCCGGCGGCAGCAACCCGGACCCTGACCCGGGCACAGGCACCGGTTCCGGCCGGATCGTCAACGGCTCCACCGCCAAGTGCGTCGACCGCGCGGGAGCCGGAACGGCCAACGGCACCGCGATCCAGCAGTGGGCCTGCGCGAACACCGCGTCGATGACGTGGACGCTGGACGGCCAGCAGCTCAAGTCCGGCGGCGCATGCCTCGACGTCGAGGGCGGGGCCACCGCCAACGGCAGCAAGGCACACCTGTGGGACTGCGGCGGCTGGGACAGCCAGAAGTGGGCCTTCCAGTCCAACGGCACGCTGAAGAACCTCAAGTCCGGCCGCTGCCTCGACGTCGAAGGCCAGAGCACGGCCAACGGTGCCCGCCTCCACCTGTGGGACTGCGGCACCTGGGCAAGCCAGAAGTTCAACCTGACCGCCTAG
- a CDS encoding DoxX family protein: MPSARFEQPVLSLFRIVTGLLFASHGAATLFDVLGGPHGQVPSAGQWPGWWAAVIQLTGGALVLIGLGTRPAALLCSGSMAYAYFVHHQVDGLFPLQNGGESAALFCWAFLLIAALGPGRWSLTALLNRPARRREEVSTHPGNA, encoded by the coding sequence ATGCCATCAGCCAGGTTCGAGCAGCCCGTCCTGAGCCTCTTCCGCATCGTGACCGGTCTGCTCTTCGCCTCCCACGGAGCCGCCACCCTCTTCGACGTCCTGGGCGGCCCGCACGGACAGGTACCCAGCGCCGGGCAGTGGCCCGGCTGGTGGGCAGCGGTGATCCAGCTGACCGGCGGAGCACTCGTGCTGATCGGGCTCGGCACCCGCCCGGCGGCTCTGCTGTGCTCCGGGTCCATGGCCTACGCCTACTTCGTCCACCACCAGGTCGACGGACTGTTCCCGCTGCAGAACGGCGGAGAGAGCGCCGCGCTGTTCTGCTGGGCCTTCCTGCTCATCGCCGCCCTCGGCCCCGGCCGGTGGTCCCTGACCGCTCTGCTGAACCGGCCCGCGCGCCGACGAGAGGAGGTGAGCACCCACCCGGGCAACGCCTGA